The following coding sequences are from one Devosia yakushimensis window:
- a CDS encoding OmpA family protein, producing MRLRNWLLTGSSLTLLTAAPLAVLAQDAPQLPQQCIDAGFTTIEECIAAQPAEAAPEPAPAPEAAPEPAPEPEPAPAPEPEPAPAPEPAPAPEPAPEPAPEAAPAPEVAPEPAPEQPAPAPEPAAEQPAPAPEPAPAPEPAPEPAPAPEPAPVEQPAAEPAPVEQPAAEPAPAEQPAPAPEVAPEPAPEQPAPAPEPAAEQPAPAPEPAPAPEPAPVEQPAAEQPAPQVDISADLRAQVDIYNAAVADLMSGGDAAAAQSQIDGARNQIAALCAQTGNSDIDACLAAYGLSLPAVPGIQPTAPAEQPAAPAEQPAMDPAQPPAAETLPAEPAEVIETLPEGITQEQIAPVLDSAKDVEAAPAVEGQPAVEIQPQPVPETPPAPPPVDDAAAQAAFEVPEEAALRSAVQEEGQAVEIQALQPQQVPQNVTIINQTNVVNNIVNNNTNVTNNTQNNTVINQQNNTQVIQQGGFGDTLTQVILQIGTQLIVNTPGQDTDRFYDPGADEVYYEQLSNGRYRETVTRPDGSQIVTVRNRNGDILRRSRFTPDGREYVLAYFDDRYDDQLLEWRDPGLDLPPLRLNIPVQDYVLDSRYADEQQVEVFFRQPPVEQVARLYSIDEVKRSARVRDSVRKLEVGGLTFDTGAATISRDQVSALSNVANGMLQLLAANPGETFLIEGHTDAVGSEISNLQLSDLRAATVARILTDFYGVPPENLATQGYGERYLKIRTERAERENRRVTIRRITPLITVASN from the coding sequence ATGCGCCTCAGAAATTGGCTCCTGACCGGCTCCAGCTTGACGCTGCTCACTGCAGCGCCGCTGGCCGTTCTCGCCCAGGACGCTCCGCAATTGCCGCAGCAATGTATCGATGCGGGCTTTACCACCATCGAGGAATGCATCGCGGCCCAGCCGGCCGAAGCCGCGCCAGAGCCCGCTCCTGCGCCCGAAGCCGCGCCTGAACCGGCACCCGAACCTGAACCGGCTCCAGCTCCTGAACCAGAGCCAGCCCCGGCGCCAGAGCCGGCCCCTGCACCAGAGCCCGCTCCGGAACCAGCCCCGGAAGCGGCTCCGGCTCCTGAAGTCGCGCCGGAACCTGCGCCCGAGCAGCCTGCTCCGGCCCCTGAGCCCGCGGCGGAACAGCCTGCGCCCGCTCCAGAACCGGCACCAGCGCCCGAACCTGCGCCAGAGCCTGCCCCGGCTCCCGAACCCGCTCCCGTCGAGCAGCCGGCCGCTGAACCTGCTCCGGTCGAGCAGCCTGCTGCCGAGCCCGCCCCTGCGGAACAGCCCGCCCCGGCCCCTGAAGTCGCGCCGGAACCCGCTCCCGAACAACCTGCTCCGGCCCCCGAGCCCGCGGCTGAACAGCCTGCGCCCGCTCCAGAACCGGCACCGGCCCCCGAGCCCGCTCCCGTCGAGCAGCCCGCAGCCGAACAGCCTGCTCCCCAGGTCGACATCTCTGCCGATCTGCGTGCCCAGGTGGATATCTACAATGCCGCGGTCGCCGACCTGATGTCGGGCGGTGACGCAGCCGCCGCGCAAAGCCAGATCGACGGCGCCCGCAACCAGATCGCCGCGCTTTGCGCCCAGACCGGCAATAGCGATATCGACGCCTGCCTGGCCGCCTATGGCCTGTCCCTGCCTGCCGTGCCCGGCATCCAGCCGACGGCTCCGGCCGAGCAGCCTGCCGCTCCGGCCGAACAGCCCGCGATGGATCCGGCTCAGCCCCCGGCAGCCGAAACCCTGCCGGCTGAGCCCGCCGAGGTCATCGAAACCCTGCCCGAGGGCATTACCCAGGAGCAGATCGCTCCAGTGCTCGATAGCGCCAAGGACGTCGAGGCAGCCCCGGCCGTAGAAGGTCAACCCGCGGTCGAGATTCAGCCACAGCCTGTCCCCGAAACGCCCCCGGCGCCCCCGCCGGTCGATGACGCCGCCGCCCAGGCCGCTTTCGAAGTACCCGAAGAGGCCGCGCTGCGCTCTGCCGTTCAGGAAGAGGGCCAGGCTGTCGAAATCCAGGCCCTGCAGCCCCAACAGGTGCCGCAGAACGTCACGATCATCAACCAGACCAACGTGGTCAACAACATCGTCAACAACAATACGAATGTGACCAACAACACGCAGAACAACACCGTCATCAACCAGCAGAACAATACGCAGGTCATCCAGCAGGGCGGCTTCGGCGACACTCTGACCCAGGTGATCCTGCAGATCGGCACCCAGCTCATCGTCAACACCCCCGGCCAGGACACTGACCGCTTCTATGATCCGGGTGCGGACGAGGTCTATTACGAGCAGCTGAGCAATGGCCGATACCGCGAGACCGTGACCCGTCCCGACGGCAGCCAGATCGTGACTGTCCGCAATCGCAATGGCGACATCCTGCGCCGCTCGCGCTTCACCCCGGATGGCCGCGAATATGTGCTGGCCTATTTCGATGACCGTTATGACGACCAGCTGCTCGAATGGCGTGATCCGGGCCTCGACCTGCCCCCGCTCCGGCTCAATATTCCGGTGCAGGACTACGTGCTCGATTCCCGCTATGCCGACGAGCAGCAGGTGGAAGTCTTCTTCCGCCAGCCTCCCGTCGAGCAGGTCGCCCGTCTCTACTCCATCGACGAGGTCAAGCGTTCGGCCCGCGTCCGCGACAGCGTGCGCAAGCTCGAAGTGGGCGGTCTGACCTTCGATACCGGCGCGGCCACCATCAGCCGCGATCAGGTCAGTGCCCTGTCCAACGTTGCCAACGGCATGTTGCAGCTGCTGGCCGCCAATCCGGGCGAGACCTTCCTCATCGAAGGCCACACCGATGCCGTGGGTTCGGAAATCTCCAACCTGCAACTCTCGGACCTGCGTGCGGCCACGGTCGCCCGCATCCTGACCGACTTCTACGGCGTGCCGCCGGAAAACCTGGCCACCCAGGGCTATGGCGAACGCTACCTCAAGATCCGCACCGAACGTGCGGAGCGGGAAAACCGTCGCGTCACTATCCGCCGCATCACCCCGCTGATCACCGTCGCCAGCAACTAG
- a CDS encoding sulfite exporter TauE/SafE family protein gives MDWAALATYWPFVLGLMVTGVASGIAAGLLGIGGGAIIVPALSTALMVLGYDSDVVQHVAVGTSLAIIIPTGFMSARAHFKRGALDLKVLRLWVPFIVAGTFIGGLMAGWFSGDVLRIVFAVMAFLIAANIVFAFQTRLMGHLNGSSLTHRISAFVVGYISALMGIGGGSLTVPTLVAFGSSMHAAVGTSAGIGVAIAISGTVGFVISGWGVAGLPPLSLGYINLVALLLVAVLAALFAPVGAALAHRLDQKTLKYVFAVFLVVVGLNMVWTVVNG, from the coding sequence ATGGATTGGGCAGCGTTGGCCACTTATTGGCCCTTCGTGCTGGGGCTGATGGTCACCGGCGTGGCCTCGGGCATCGCGGCAGGACTATTGGGCATTGGCGGCGGCGCCATCATCGTGCCGGCGCTTTCCACGGCGCTGATGGTGCTGGGTTATGACAGCGACGTGGTGCAGCATGTGGCGGTGGGTACATCGCTGGCGATCATCATTCCCACCGGCTTCATGAGTGCGCGCGCTCATTTCAAGCGCGGGGCGCTGGATTTGAAGGTGCTGCGGCTGTGGGTACCGTTCATCGTGGCGGGAACGTTTATCGGGGGACTGATGGCCGGATGGTTTTCAGGCGATGTGCTGCGCATCGTCTTCGCGGTCATGGCTTTCCTCATCGCGGCCAATATCGTCTTCGCGTTCCAGACCCGGTTGATGGGGCATCTCAATGGCTCGTCGCTGACGCACCGCATCTCGGCATTTGTGGTGGGATATATTTCGGCGCTGATGGGGATCGGCGGCGGATCACTGACCGTGCCGACGCTGGTGGCGTTCGGGTCGAGCATGCATGCGGCGGTGGGCACATCGGCCGGCATCGGGGTGGCAATCGCCATCTCGGGAACGGTGGGTTTTGTGATTTCGGGCTGGGGTGTTGCCGGGCTGCCGCCGCTGAGCCTGGGCTATATCAACCTGGTGGCGCTGCTGCTGGTGGCGGTGCTGGCTGCCCTGTTTGCCCCGGTGGGGGCGGCGCTGGCGCATCGGCTGGACCAGAAGACGCTGAAATACGTCTTTGCCGTTTTCCTGGTGGTGGTGGGGCTGAATATGGTTTGGACGGTGGTGAACGGGTAG
- a CDS encoding TIGR00645 family protein gives MKQLELFLENIILASRWLLVIFYIGLGIALALYAVTFAYKLWDFASHMFGMDETDAILKVLSLIDAALIASLVVMVIISGYENYVSRFDDGGDVHWLGQIDSGSLKIKVASTIVAISSIHLLQIFLNVPQYSSQNIMWYTIIHLVFVFSALFLALIDRISRKPAAKEKTPEL, from the coding sequence ATGAAGCAATTGGAACTCTTTCTCGAAAACATCATCCTGGCGTCGCGCTGGCTGCTGGTGATCTTCTATATCGGTCTCGGCATCGCGCTGGCCCTCTACGCGGTCACTTTTGCCTACAAGCTCTGGGATTTCGCCTCCCACATGTTCGGCATGGACGAGACCGACGCTATCCTCAAGGTTCTCAGCCTGATCGACGCCGCACTGATTGCGAGCCTAGTCGTCATGGTCATCATCTCCGGCTACGAGAACTATGTCTCGCGCTTCGACGATGGCGGGGACGTGCACTGGCTCGGCCAGATCGATTCCGGCTCGCTCAAGATCAAGGTCGCCTCCACCATCGTGGCGATTTCCTCGATCCACCTGCTGCAGATTTTCCTCAACGTGCCGCAATACAGCAGCCAGAACATCATGTGGTATACCATCATCCACCTGGTATTCGTCTTCTCGGCCCTGTTCCTGGCCCTGATCGATCGCATTTCCCGGAAGCCCGCGGCCAAGGAAAAGACCCCGGAACTCTAA
- a CDS encoding tellurite resistance TerB family protein gives MFNIDQIVKALQTDKNAQRTAMTGAAGLAAGMLLSGGGLGKLAGNAVKIGAVAAVGGLAYKAWQNHQQNQAGAATAQPSEDAFIPAPSDQHGQEELGKSLVRAMIAAAKADGRIDADEKEAIFAKLEGMSLSADEKAWVFDELSSPLDINAVVARADTPEHAAEIYAASLIAITADTASERAYLDALASKLKLPPALIAEIHKTAGEKAPEPAQAPPAPWAYTPSGSNV, from the coding sequence GTGTTCAATATCGACCAGATCGTCAAAGCCCTTCAGACCGATAAGAACGCCCAGCGCACGGCCATGACCGGCGCAGCGGGCCTCGCCGCCGGCATGCTGCTCAGCGGCGGCGGCCTCGGCAAGCTCGCCGGCAACGCCGTCAAGATCGGCGCCGTAGCCGCAGTCGGCGGCCTTGCCTACAAGGCCTGGCAGAACCACCAGCAAAATCAGGCCGGCGCTGCCACGGCCCAGCCCAGCGAAGATGCCTTCATTCCTGCCCCCAGCGATCAGCATGGCCAGGAAGAACTCGGCAAGTCCCTGGTCCGCGCCATGATCGCCGCCGCCAAGGCCGATGGCCGCATCGATGCCGACGAAAAGGAAGCCATCTTCGCCAAGCTCGAAGGCATGTCGCTCAGCGCCGACGAAAAGGCCTGGGTCTTCGATGAGCTCTCCAGCCCCCTCGACATCAATGCCGTCGTCGCCCGCGCCGATACTCCCGAGCACGCCGCCGAAATCTACGCCGCGTCCCTCATCGCCATCACGGCCGACACGGCCTCCGAGCGCGCCTATCTCGATGCCCTGGCCAGCAAGCTCAAGCTCCCGCCGGCTCTCATCGCCGAAATCCACAAAACCGCAGGCGAAAAAGCGCCCGAGCCCGCCCAGGCTCCCCCGGCGCCCTGGGCCTATACGCCCTCCGGCAGCAACGTCTAA
- a CDS encoding secondary thiamine-phosphate synthase enzyme YjbQ: MHQAIETTTIETRGQGLYEISRAARDFVSGAGITTGLLTAYVRHTSCSLLIQENADSDVQTDLKGFFARLVPEGMDWLVHTTEGPDDMPAHIKAALTQTSIGIPVTEGEPAFGTWQGLYLFEHRRRPHRREIVLHIIGEA, translated from the coding sequence ATGCACCAAGCCATTGAAACGACCACTATCGAAACGCGGGGGCAAGGGCTCTACGAGATCAGCCGCGCCGCGCGGGATTTCGTTAGCGGGGCGGGCATTACGACGGGATTGCTGACGGCCTATGTGCGTCACACCTCCTGCTCTTTACTGATCCAGGAAAACGCCGATAGCGACGTGCAGACCGATCTCAAGGGCTTCTTCGCTCGCCTGGTACCCGAAGGCATGGACTGGCTGGTGCATACCACCGAGGGGCCGGACGATATGCCGGCCCATATCAAGGCGGCATTGACCCAGACCTCCATCGGCATTCCGGTTACCGAGGGCGAGCCGGCGTTCGGCACCTGGCAGGGGCTTTATCTGTTCGAGCATCGAAGGCGCCCGCATCGGCGCGAGATCGTGCTGCATATCATCGGTGAGGCGTAA
- a CDS encoding SIMPL domain-containing protein, which produces MRRLAVLAPLALVAGFAMPAYAGSISIEGRGEVTAKPDTAYVTSGVTTQGATAREALDLNTKAMADLLAALKESGIEARDIQTSGFSVSPNYVYSDARDENGYSLPPKIQGYQVSNTVTVVVRQLDGLGAILDKSVTVGANTINGVSFDVADPTALYNEARKAAFADARAKAELYADVAGSKLEEINSISETQGFNQPQPAPMYARAQAADAGSVPVESGELSFAINVSVQWELADTSK; this is translated from the coding sequence ATGCGTCGCCTTGCCGTTCTCGCCCCTCTCGCTCTTGTTGCCGGTTTCGCCATGCCAGCCTATGCCGGTTCGATTTCCATCGAGGGGCGCGGCGAAGTGACTGCCAAGCCCGATACGGCCTATGTTACCTCCGGGGTCACCACGCAGGGCGCCACCGCCCGCGAAGCGCTCGATCTCAACACCAAGGCCATGGCCGACCTGCTCGCCGCCCTCAAGGAATCCGGCATCGAAGCCCGCGATATCCAGACCTCCGGCTTCTCGGTCAGCCCCAATTACGTCTATTCCGACGCCCGCGACGAAAACGGCTATTCGCTGCCGCCCAAGATCCAGGGCTATCAGGTGTCCAACACCGTGACCGTGGTCGTACGCCAGCTCGACGGCCTGGGCGCCATCCTCGACAAGTCGGTCACTGTCGGCGCCAACACCATCAATGGCGTCAGCTTTGACGTTGCCGATCCCACAGCGCTCTACAACGAGGCCCGCAAGGCCGCTTTTGCCGACGCCCGCGCCAAGGCCGAGCTTTATGCCGACGTCGCCGGCAGCAAATTGGAAGAAATCAACTCGATCAGTGAGACTCAGGGCTTCAATCAGCCCCAGCCCGCTCCTATGTACGCAAGGGCACAGGCTGCCGACGCCGGTTCGGTTCCGGTCGAGTCCGGTGAATTGAGCTTTGCCATCAACGTGTCCGTCCAGTGGGAACTGGCCGACACCAGCAAATAA
- a CDS encoding fumarylacetoacetate hydrolase family protein, translating to MRLYPDGVLVGRARIAGHDHPRIVTVRGDQLVDITSAGRATVRDIAESGAAAEHVRDAAGQVLGGVDAIMANSAAATPDASIPVLLSPIDLQSIKASGVTFVVSLLERVIEEQARGDKSRADALRGEILGLIGTDLSELVPGSETAAKVKAALIEKGVWSQYLEVGIGPDAEIFTKGQPMSSVGYGAEVGLHPISSWNNPEPEVAVLVTSKGEIIGATLGNDVNLRDVEGRSALLLGKAKDNNASASLGPFIRLFDGDFTLETIKQAEIALRVEGEDGFVLDGHSSMSQISRTPESLVAATIGGHHQYPDGLVLYLGTMFAPVQDRGGAGKGFTHKIGDTVSISTSSLGTLSNKVNLSTKCPPWTYGASHLLRDLAKANLL from the coding sequence GTGAGGCTTTATCCGGATGGGGTGCTTGTCGGCCGGGCCCGAATTGCCGGGCATGACCACCCCAGAATCGTGACTGTGCGCGGCGACCAGCTGGTGGATATCACCAGCGCGGGCCGGGCCACGGTGCGCGATATCGCCGAGTCCGGGGCGGCTGCCGAGCATGTGCGTGATGCGGCCGGACAGGTGCTTGGTGGCGTCGACGCCATCATGGCCAATAGCGCGGCGGCCACGCCCGATGCGTCCATTCCTGTCCTGCTGTCGCCTATCGATTTGCAATCGATCAAGGCCTCGGGCGTGACCTTTGTGGTGTCCTTGCTCGAAAGAGTAATCGAGGAACAGGCACGGGGGGATAAGTCGAGGGCCGATGCGCTGCGCGGGGAAATCCTGGGGTTGATCGGCACCGATCTCAGCGAATTGGTGCCGGGCTCGGAGACGGCGGCCAAGGTCAAGGCGGCGCTGATCGAAAAGGGCGTGTGGAGCCAGTATCTCGAAGTGGGGATCGGGCCGGACGCCGAGATTTTCACCAAGGGCCAGCCGATGAGTTCGGTGGGCTATGGCGCCGAAGTGGGCCTGCACCCGATTTCGAGCTGGAACAATCCCGAGCCGGAAGTGGCTGTTCTGGTGACCAGCAAGGGCGAAATCATCGGCGCGACGCTGGGCAATGACGTCAATCTGCGCGATGTGGAAGGCCGCTCGGCGCTGCTGCTGGGCAAGGCCAAGGACAATAATGCCTCGGCTTCGCTTGGGCCGTTTATCCGCCTGTTCGATGGCGATTTCACGCTCGAAACCATCAAGCAGGCTGAAATTGCGCTGCGTGTGGAAGGCGAAGATGGCTTCGTACTCGATGGGCATTCCTCGATGAGCCAGATTTCGCGCACGCCCGAATCCCTCGTGGCCGCCACCATTGGTGGGCATCATCAATATCCGGACGGGCTGGTGCTCTATCTGGGCACCATGTTCGCGCCGGTGCAGGATCGTGGCGGCGCCGGCAAGGGTTTTACCCACAAAATTGGCGACACTGTCTCGATCTCGACATCGTCGCTGGGCACCCTATCTAACAAGGTGAACCTCTCCACCAAATGTCCCCCCTGGACCTATGGCGCCAGCCATTTGCTGCGCGATCTGGCCAAGGCAAATCTTCTCTGA